One window from the genome of Acuticoccus sp. I52.16.1 encodes:
- the apaG gene encoding Co2+/Mg2+ efflux protein ApaG — MYKATTQSIEVEVEPTYLSEHSAPELRRYVWAYSVTITNLGGETVRLRRRHWTITDSNGDVQEVDGAGVVGEQPQLEPGESFSYTSGCPLTTPSGFMVGRYEMERADGSSFLVDVPAFSLDLPNTRSSVN; from the coding sequence ATGTACAAAGCCACGACGCAATCCATCGAAGTCGAAGTCGAGCCGACGTACCTGTCGGAGCACTCGGCGCCCGAGTTGCGCCGCTACGTTTGGGCCTATTCGGTGACCATCACCAATCTCGGCGGCGAGACCGTGCGGCTGCGGCGTCGCCACTGGACGATCACCGATTCCAACGGGGACGTGCAGGAGGTGGACGGGGCCGGCGTCGTCGGCGAGCAGCCGCAACTGGAGCCGGGCGAGAGCTTTTCCTACACCTCAGGTTGTCCGCTGACGACGCCGTCGGGCTTCATGGTCGGCCGATACGAGATGGAGCGCGCCGACGGGTCGAGTTTTCTGGTGGATGTCCCCGCTTTTTCGCTCGACCTTCCGAACACCCGCTCGTCGGTCAACTGA
- a CDS encoding CDP-alcohol phosphatidyltransferase family protein, with translation MYDSQLRTIIDPPLNWAARRLRPLPLTANQVTVVGAVFGFCAALAIFFGGFGLALVAIVANRLADGLDGALARQQGATKLGGFLDIVFDFFFYGAIPLAFALYDPERNALAAAVLLASFYANGATFLGFAAVAAELDLTTDDQGKKTIYYFAGLAEGAETIAVFVLMVLVPSFFVWIAFLFALVCFASAGARVYAVWDSLSVLDDDPDALAGPAPPVTDPTSPSAG, from the coding sequence ATGTATGACTCCCAGCTTCGGACGATCATTGATCCGCCGTTGAACTGGGCGGCGCGTCGTCTTCGTCCGCTTCCGCTGACAGCGAACCAAGTTACCGTTGTCGGCGCGGTGTTCGGATTCTGTGCGGCGCTCGCCATTTTTTTCGGGGGGTTCGGCCTGGCGCTGGTCGCCATCGTGGCCAATCGCCTGGCCGACGGGCTGGACGGTGCGCTGGCGCGCCAGCAGGGCGCGACCAAGCTCGGCGGCTTCCTCGACATCGTGTTCGACTTCTTCTTCTACGGGGCGATCCCGCTGGCCTTCGCGCTGTACGACCCGGAGCGCAACGCGCTCGCCGCGGCGGTGCTCCTGGCGAGCTTCTACGCCAACGGCGCCACATTCCTCGGCTTCGCCGCGGTGGCGGCCGAATTGGACCTCACGACCGACGATCAGGGCAAGAAGACCATCTACTACTTCGCCGGGCTCGCCGAGGGGGCGGAGACGATCGCGGTCTTCGTCCTGATGGTGCTCGTCCCCTCGTTCTTCGTGTGGATCGCCTTCCTCTTCGCGCTCGTGTGCTTCGCGTCGGCGGGGGCGCGGGTCTATGCGGTGTGGGACAGCCTGTCGGTGCTGGACGACGACCCGGACGCCCTCGCAGGCCCCGCGCCGCCGGTCACCGATCCGACGTCTCCCAGCGCGGGTTGA